The region TCCTGGGGCGCATTCGCCGGGATGATCACGGCGTTGCTGATTCTGTCTTTCTATAGTGTGGTCGGCGGCTGGTCGCTGGACTACATCATCGACATGGGCCGTGGTGACTTCCAGGGTGTGACGTCAGATCAAGTCGGTGCTTATTTCGGCAATGTGATCTCTGATCCATGGCGCCTGACACTTTGGCACACGATTTTTATGCTGCTGTCCGCCGTGGTGATCGCCAAAGGCGTGGTCGCCGGGCTTGAACGCAGCCTTCGCATCATGATGCCGCTGCTGTTCGTGATGATTCTGGTGCTGTTGGGTTACAGCATGACCACCGGCCATTTCATGGAAGGCGTGCATTTCATGTTCGACTTCCACCCGGAAAAAGTCCTCGACGGCTTGCTGCCCGCCATGGGTCACGCCTTCTTTTCTCTGAGCGTGGGCGTGGGTTCGATCATGATCTACGGCGCCTATATGCCGAAGAACTCATCGCTTTCCGGCACCGTGGTCGGTGTGGCGCTGCTCGATACCTTCGTTTCGCTGGTCGCTGGCCTGGCATTGTTTCCGATTGTGTTCGCCGCCGGCCTGAACCCAAGCGAAGGCCCTGGCCTGATGTTCGTCAGCCTGCCATTTGCCTTCGGTAACGTAGCGTTCGGCCAGTTGATGGGCGTAGTGTTCTTCGTACTGGTGGCGGTTGCGGCCTGGAGTTCGGCGATTTCATTGCTTGAACCGATGGTGGCTTACCTGGTTGAACGCACGAAAATTAGCCGCGCCTGGGTGACTTTTTGGCTGGCATTTATTTGCTGGTTCGTCGGTCTGGGTACGGTGTTTTCCTTCAATATCTGGAAGCAAGCCAAATTTTTCGTGAACGAAGGCGGGATGTTCCATCTCTACCAATGGGGAGCGGCCGGTGGTCTGGACTTCTTTGGTGTGATCGATTTCTTCACCTCGCGGATCATGCTGCCACTCGGTGGTTTGTGTTTCGTGGTGTTTGCAGGCTGGATCATGGGGCGTGAAGCGGTGCGTGACGAATTGTCGATTCGCAGCCCGGTTCTATTTGCCCTGTCCCTGTTCTTGATGCGCTATGTGGCGCCCATCGGCATTCTTGTAGTGTTTGCCGCCCAGCTGTGGAAGTGACGCTGACATGACGACCCATATTCAACGCTCGGCTCTGCTGCCGTATCCGGCGCAAGCCCTTTATGACCTGGTTAATGACGTGGCGCGTTATCCGGAATTCCTGCCGTGGTGCTCGGCTGCCGAAGTGCTGGAAAGCTCCCCTGAGCACATGCGTGCCAGTGTCGGCGTGGCCAAGGGCGGCCTCAGTCAGCATTTCGTGACCCGCAATACGCTGGTGCCCGGGCATTCAATCGAGATGAATCTGGAGGAAGGACCGTTCAACCAGTTGCATGGCGTCTGGGTGTTCAAGCCATTGGGTGAGAAGGCCTGCAAGATTAGCCTGGACCTGTCGTTCGACTACGCCGGGCCAATCGTGCGCGCAACGTTGGGGCCTTTGTTCAATCAGGCGGCGAACACGCTGGTCGATGCGTTTTGTCAGCGCGCCAAACAGATACATGGTTGAGTCGGTGATTGAGGTTGAGGTGGTGTATGCCGCCGTTGATCGTCAGGTGCTGCTGACAGTGGCGGTGCCAGCCGGTTCGACGGTTCGGGGTGCGCTGCTGAAGTCCGATATGGGGGCCGAGTTTCCTGAGTTGGATCTGGCCAGTTGCCCGGTCGGGATCTTCGGCAAGGTGATTTCTGACCCTGACACTCAAGTGGTTCAAGCAGGTGATCGCATCGAGATTTACCGGCCGTTGCTCGCCGATCCTAAAGAGGTGCGTCGCTTGCGCGCCGCCAAGGCTGCCGAGGCCAAGGCGCGAAATCAGTGATTCAATAAATGCCAGACAATAAAAAACCCGGACGTGCCGGGTTTTTTATTGCGTCGCAAATTATTGCGGCGTGGTTTCCAGTGGTGTTGGAGTCGGGACTGGAACGGTTTGTACGCCGTCGACGTCCTTCTGGATCTGGTCCAACAACGAACCTGGTTTCACCGGTTTTTCCGGTTTTGGCTTCTCGGTGTTTTCTGCAGGAGCGGTCACAGGAGTGCCGGTGTCCTTGCCGAGAATGGCTTCGTCGCGGCTCACGCCAGGCATAAAATCGCCCGACAGGCTGACGAGTTGGTCATTAGGGTTAAAGACAACGCTTATGCGTTCCTGTTGGCGTTCACCACCACCCGGTTGCAGGCTATACAGGTAATCCCAGCGATCGGCATGGAACGTGTCGGTCAGCAGAGGGTTACCCATGATAAACCGTACTTGCCGGCGGGTCATTCCCGGGCGTAACTGGTCTATCATGTCCTGCGTGACGACATTGCCCTGCTGGATGTCGATTTTGTAAACCCCGGGGAATGAACAACCGGCGAGTGCGAGCAGTCCCACGAAGGTGAAACTGGTTAGCAAGAGCTTGGTGTTTTGCATCGGTGGGCGACTTCCACTATCTTGGCTGGGACAACGTAAACGCCGATCATACCCGCATTAAGAGAAGCTGCGAAGCAGCATCGCGAGAAAGCTGACCATGGTTGAAAATAGCGAACTACGCAAAGCCGGCCTCAAAGTGACCCTGCCACGGGTCAAAATTCTGCAAATGCTCGATTCCGCCGAGCAACGCCACATGAGTGCCGAGGATGTTTACAAGGCGCTGATGGAGGCTGGTGAGGACGTCGGTCTGGCCACGGTTTACCGTGTACTGACTCAGTTCGAGGCAGCTGGGCTTGTGGTGCGACACAACTTCGACGGCGGTCATGCCGTCTTCGAACTGGACGACGGCAAGCATCACGACCATATGGTCAACGTCGAAACCAGTGAAGTGATCGAATTCTTCGACGAAGAAATCGAGCGTCTTCAGAAGGCGATCGTCGACAAATATGGCTTCGAGATGGTGGATCACAATCTCGTGCTGTACGTACGCAAGAAAAAGTAAGCATGTCGCGCGAACATGATGTTCGCGAAACGAGCGAAGGCGACCCCAGGGTCGCCTTCGTGCTTTCTGCCGGTCTTAAATTTTTGCGGTGATGACCATTTTTTTCGCGTGAGCCAGAGATTCTTTGGTGAGATCGATGCCCCCAGCATGCGCGCAACTTCTTCGACGCGATGATTCTTGCTCAGCTTGGACACCGCCGTATGGGTGGCATCCTCACCGCGCACCTTGTGCACGAATAGATGCTGGTGACCTTGCGCCGCCACTTGCGGCAAGTGCGTGACTGTCAGCACCTGTCCGCGCTCCCCGAGCCGACGTAGCAACTGGCCGACGATCTCGGCAGTCGGGCCGCCGATGCCAACGTCCACTTCGTCGAACACCAGGGTCGGAACCCGGGAGGTCTGTGCGGTGATGACCTGGATTGCCAGGCTGATCCGTGACAGCTCGCCGCCCGAGGCTACTTTTGCCAGGGCTTTCATCGGTTGCCCGGGGTTGGCGCTGACCAGCAGTTCCACCTGTTCAAGCCCGTTGGGCAGCAACTCGTTGCTGCTATTGGGGCGCAGTTCGATGGTGAAGCGGCCGCCGGGCATACCCAGGCGCTGGATTTCCTGCTCTACGGCGCTGGACAGGTTGCCAGAGGCTTGATGACGCAGGTCGCTCAAGTCACGCGCCTTCTCTTGATAATGACGGGCGTAGGACGCGAGTTCATCGCTCAGGCGTTCGATGGATTCGTCGTTGGCATTCAGTGTTTCGATTTCATCCAGCAGCTTTTGCTGCATCTCGGCGACTTCGGTCGGCTGGATGCGGTGTTTGCGCGCCAGGGTGTAGATCGCATCGAGGCGTTCTTCCAGGTATTGAAGGCGCGCCGGGTCGGCGTCGAAGTTATCGAGGAAGCGGTTCAGTTCGCCGACGGCCTCTTCAACCTGTATCTGGGCGCTGGTCAGCAGGCTACTGGCTTCGCCCAGCGCACTGATCGAGTTGTTCACGCTCGACAAGCGGTTGAGGCTGGCGGTCAGGGCGTTCAGTACATTGCCGGAATCACTTTCGCTGCATTGTTCGACCACTTGTCGGCAGATACCCAGCAAGGTTTCGGCATTGGTCAGGTTCTTGTGCTCCTGCTCCAACTGCTCCAGCTCATTTTCACCGAGGCCGAGGTTTTCCAGTTCTTCGAGCTGATAGCTCAGCAATTGATGGCGGGCGCGCTGCTCGTCGCCGGAGTTGGACAGACGGTCCAGCTCCTGGCGGGTCTGGCGCCAGCGCTGGGCGGCCAGTTGGACCTGGCGGGCCAGGTCTGTCGCGCCGGCGTACTCGTCGAGCAAGCGGCGGTGGGTGTCGGTCTTGAGCAGGGATTGGTGTTCGTGCTGGCTGTGGATATCGATCAGTAGCTCGCCCAGGGCCTTGAGATCACCGAGGGGGCAGGGCGTGCCGTTGATATAGCCGCGTGAACGACCTTCAGCCGTAATCACCCGGCGCAGGATGCACGGACCGTCGCTTTCCAGGTCGCGTTCGGCAAGCCAGGCACTGGCTTCGGGGATGTCGATCAGGTCGAAAGTCGCGAGGATATCGGCCTTGTCGGCGCCGGGGCGAACCACGCCGCTGTCGGCGCGATCGCCCAGGGTCAGGCCCAGGGCGTCGAGCATGATCGATTTGCCGGCGCCGGTTTCCCCTGTGATCACGCTCATCCCGCGATCAAGTTCGAGATCGAGATGTTCGACGATGGCGTAGTTGTGTACGGACAGGTGCACCAGCATAAAGGCCGCTCCCAGGCTTTAGGTCTGGTTATTTATACAGTGTTTTATTTGTGGCTGACAATGCCCTCCATTAGCTCGATTTGCTTGATCCGACGAAATCGTTAGTGCATTGGGGAATGACAATGCAGCTCTTTTTGTAGGGTTAATCACAGCAAACCCCTTGAAGCTCAATTTTGCGGCCCCATATAGCTGGGCAGAAGCGCGAGTTGAGCTCGCGGACGATATTGAAAGGAGAAAATCTATGGCTGACGAACAGACAGTGGATACGCAAAATCTCGACGCCGATCAGGCTGCCCAGGTTGCGGGTGATGAGCTGGCGGCTCGTGTACAAGTGCTCGAAGAGCAGTTGGCTGGTGCTCATGATCAGGCTTTGCGTGTAGCGGCTGATCTGCAGAACGTCCGCCGTCGCGCCGAGCAGGATGTCGAAAAGGCTCACAAATTCGCGCTGGAGAAGTTCGCTGGCGACCTGCTGCCGATCGTCGACAGCCTGGAGCGTGGCCTGGAGTTGTCCAACCCGGACGACGAAAGCATTCGCCCAATGCGTGAAGGCATCGAGCTGACCCTGAAAATGTTCCAGGACACCCTGAAGCGTTATCAGCTGGAAGCGATCGATCCGCACGGCGAACCGTTCAACGCCGTTCATCACCAGGCGATGGCCATGCAGGAAAGCGCCGATGTAGAGCCGAACAGCGTGCTCAAGGTGTTCCAGAAGGGTTACCAGCTCAACGGTCGCTTGCTGCGCCCGGCCATGGTTGTGGTCAGCAAGGCACCTTCGCCGGTTTCGCCTTCGATTGATGAGCAGGCTTGAAATTAGCCGCAAGGCCCCCATTTAGAAGTCAAGCGTTTAAGTGCTACCGCAGTTAGCCACCACTGCTGCGGCAACCAAATCCAAAGTTTCGGGAGAGTTAACATGGGCAAAATTATCGGTATCGACCTGGGGACTACCAACTCCTGCGTCTCCGTCATGGAAAATGGCAAAGCAAAAGTTATCGAAAACGCTGAAGGCGCGCGCACCACGCCGTCGATCATCGCTTACGCCAACGATGGCGAAATTCTCGTTGGCCAGTCGGCCAAGCGTCAGGCTGTGACCAATCCGCACAACACCCTGTACGCGGTGAAGCGTCTGATCGGTCGTAAGTTCGACGAAGAAGTCGTTCAGAAAGACATCAAGATGGTCCCGTACAAAATCGCCAAGGCTGACAACGGTGACGCCTGGGTTGAAGTAAACGGCCAGAAAATGTCGCCGCCGCAAATCTCGGCTGAAATTCTGAAGAAAATGAAGAAGACCGCCGAAGACTACCTCGGCGAGCCAGTGACCGAAGCGGTAATCACCGTTCCGGCCTACTTCAACGACAGCCAGCGCCAGGCGACCAAAGACGCCGGCCGCATCGCGGGCCTGGACGTTAAACGGATCATCAACGAACCAACCGCAGCCGCTCTGGCTTACGGTATGGACAAAGCGAAAGGCGATCACACCGTGATCGTTTACGACTTGGGCGGCGGTACTTTCGACGTTTCCGTGATCGAAATCGCTGAAGTCGATGGCGAGCACCAGTTCGAAGTATTGGCCACCAACGGCGACACGTTCCTGGGCGGTGAAGACTTTGACATTCGTCTGATCGACTATCTCGTTGACGAATTCAAGAAAGAAAGCGGCATGAACCTTAAGGGTGACCCGCTGGCCATGCAGCGCCTGAAAGAAGCTGCTGAAAAAGCCAAGATCGAACTGTCTTCGAGCAATTCGACCGACGTGAACCTGCCGTACATCACTGCAGATGCCACCGGTCCTAAGCACTTGAACGTAAAAATCTCCCGCGCCAAGCTCGAAGCGCTGGTAGAAGACTTGGTTCAGCGCACCATCGAACCTTGCCGCATCGCTCTGAAAGACTCCGGTATCGACGTTGGCGCGATCAACGACGTGATCCTGGTGGGCGGTCAGACCCGTATGCCACTGGTTCAGAAGCTGGTGACCGAGTTCTTCGGTAAAGAAGCTCGTAAAGACGTGAACCCGGACGAAGCTGTTGCCATGGGTGCTGCTATCCAGGGCGCGGTATTGGCTGGCGACGTGAAAGACGTTCTGCTGCTGGACGTTAGCCCGCTGACCCTGGGTATCGAAACCATGGGTGGCGTGATGACTGCGCTGATCGAGAAAAACACCACGATTCCTACCAAGAAATCGCAAGTGTTCTCGACGGCCGACGACAACCAGGGCGCTGTGACCATTCACGTGCTGCAAGGTGAGCGTAAGCAAGCCGCTCAGAACAAGTCCTTGGGCAAGTTCGACCTGGCCGAGATTCCACCAGCACCACGTGGCGTGCCACAAATTGAAGTGACCTTCGACATCGACGCCAACGGCATTCTGCACGTAGGCGCCAAAGACAAGGCTACTGGCAAGACTCAGTCGATCGTGATCAAGGCCAACTCCGGTCTGTCCGAGGAAGAAATTCAGCAGATGATTCGCGATGCTGAAGCCAACGTCGACGAAGATCGCAAGTTCGAAGAGCTGGCCGCTGCCCGTAACCAGGGCGATGCGCTGGTTCACTCGACGCGCAAAATGGTCGCTGATGCTGGCGACAAAGTGACCGCTGAAGAGAAGACTGCAATCGAAGCTGCCGTAGTTGCCCTGGAAGCCGCCGTCAAAGGCGACGACAAGGCTGCTATCGACGCCAAGGTTGAAGAGCTGTCGAAAGTCTCCGCGCCGGTGGCTCAGAAAATGTACGCCGAGCAGGCTCAGCCAGCTGAAGGCGCTGCACCGCACGACGAAAAAGCTGAAAAAGCCGACGACGTTGTCGATGCTGAGTTCGAAGAAGTCAAAGACCACAAGTAAGTTGTTGGTCGGCCGGTTGACTGCCTTTAGGCGGTGACTGGTAGGATGTCGCCGCGCGGGAGCTTGCTCCCGCGTTGGCGTGTCTGGAGTAAGCGAATTTTTACAGCATGCGACAAAGGCGGAGTGAGTGGCTTGTTCGTTAGAGCAAGTTCGGATGCCAGGGCGCCATAGCCAAGGCGCCGCGACGACTCATAGCTTGCTATGGGGAGGAGCGGCAACGCAGGGTATGGGGCTCGGACGCCGAGGTTGCCTAACGAACAAGCCATTCAGTCCGCCTCAGTGTTGGTGGTATGGCCGGGAATGCTCCTGCTTTTCGAGCCGCAAGTACTGCAATGAATCAAAGACCAGGATCGTTGAATTGACGTGAGTTGGGTCCGGGCCTGTATTGGGGCTCAACGAGTTTGGCGAAGCTCAGGAGGGGTTTGCCGAACGTCCTTAAGAGTGCAAAGACTTATGGCAAAGCGTGACTATTACGAAGTATTGGGTGTTGAGCGCGGCTCAAGCGAAGCGGACCTGAAAAAGGCCTATCGTCGCCTGGCGATGAAGCATCACCCGGACCGTAATCCCGATGATAAAGCGTCGGAAGAGATGTTCAAAGAGGCCAACGAGGCCTACGAAGTGCTGTCCGATTCCAGCAAGCGCGCGGCGTACGACCAATACGGTCATGCCGGTGTCGACCCAAGCATGGGCGGCGGCGGTGCCGGTTTTGGCGGTCAGAATTTCTCCGACATCTTTGGCGATGTCTTCAGTGACTTCTTCGGTGGTGGTCGCGGCGGTTCCCGTGGCGGCGCTCAGCGCGGCAGCGACCTGCGTTACACCCTGGAGCTGAACCTGGAAGAAGCGGTGCGTGGCACGACCGTGAATATCCGCGTTCCGACACTGGTCAACTGCAAGCCGTGCGACGGTTCGGGCGCCAAGAAAGGCTCGGCGCCGATCACTTGCCCGACGTGCGGCGGGATCGGTCAGGTCCGCATGCAGCAAGGTTTCTTCTCGGTGCAGCAGACCTGTCCGCGCTGCCATGGCCAAGGCAAGATCATTTCCGATCCGTGCGACTCCTGCCACGGCGAAGGTCGTGTCGAAGAGTACAAAACCCTTTCCGTCAAAGTGCCGGCCGGTGTTGATACCGGCGACCGCATTCGCCTGTCCGGCGAAGGCGAGGCGGGCGCCCAGGGTGGTCCGACTGGCGACCTGTACGTGGTGATCAATGTGCGCGAGCACGCGATCTTCCAGCGCGACGGCAAGCACCTATTCTGTGAAGTGCCGATTAGCTTCGTCGATGCGGCACTGGGTGGCGAGCTGGAGATTCCGACCCTTGATGGTCGGGTCAAACTGAAAATCCCGGAAGGGACTCAGACCGGCAAGCAGTTCCGTGTTCGCGGCAAAGGCGTTGCTCCTGTACGTGGTGGCGGTGCTGGCGACCTGATGTGTCGTGTGGCGGTCGAAACCCCGGTCAACCTGGGTCGTCGTCAGCGCGAATTGCTGGAAGAATTCCGCAGTTCGTTGGCGGACGACAACAGTCATTCGCCAAAAACCACTGGTTGGTTCGAAGGCGTGAAGCGCTTCTTCGGCGATTTGTAAGGAGTCGGCATGCGACGTATAGCTGTGATGGGCGCTGCCGGGCGCATGGGCAAAATCCTGGTCGAGGCGGTGCAGCAACGCGCGCCGCTGACGGGCCTGACGGCAGCCATCGTGCGCCCCGGCAGCACGCTGATTGGCGTGGATGCTGGCGAGCTGGCTTCGCTCGGGCGTATCGGCGTGCCGCTGTCCGGTCATGTGGAAGCGGTGGCTGAAGAGTTCGATGTCTTGATCGACTTCACGCTGCCGGAAGTCATGCTGAAAAACCTGGCGTTCTGCCGTAAGGCGAGCAAAGCCATGGTCATCGGTACGACCGGGCTGGACGCTGCGCAGAAGCAGTTGCTGGCTGAAGCGGGCAACGACATTCCGATTGTGTTTGCGGCTAACTTCAGTGTCGGTGTGAACCTGTCGCTGAAGCTGCTCGACATGGCTGCTCGTGTGCTGGGTGATGAGGCAGATATCGAAATCATCGAGGCCCATCATCGGCACAAGATCGATGCGCCTTCAGGCACGGCGCTGCGCATGGGTGAAGTGATTGCCGGTGCGTTGGGTCGTGATTTGCAGAAGGTTGCGGTCTATGGTCGTGAAGGCCATACCGGTGCCCGCGAGCGGGAAACCATCGGCTTCGCCACTGTTCGCGGTGGTGATGTGGTGGGTGATCACACGGTGTTGTTCGCCTGCGAGGGCGAGCGCCTCGAGATCACGCACAAGGCGTCCAGCCGCATGACCTTCGCCAAGGGCGCGGTGCGCGCTGCATTGTGGCTTGATGGGCGAACGCCTGGCCTCTACGACATGCAAGACGTGCTCGATTTGCGTTAAGATGCGCCCGAAATCGGGTTCAAACAGCGTGTTTGAACCCGGTTTTACACTGCCAAGCGACGTCCTGTCGCATTCCCCGGCCTTTAAGGCTCATTGGCGGTAGACCAAAAATGCCTTTTTCTGTAAGCTACAGCTTTAGTGTGTCCACTAAAAGCGCGCAGAATAATTCAGTGAAGAAGCGGGGTGACGTGTCCATACGTCACTCCGCTTTTTTACAACCTGCGATCGCCCTTTCAGGCTTTATTTACGGGAGGTCTTCTTGACTAAGCCAGCCATACTCGCCCTTGCTGATGGCAGCATTTTTCGCGGCGAAGCCATTGGAGCCGACGGTCAAACCGTTGGTGAGGTGGTGTTCAACACCGCCATGACCGGCTATCAGGAAATCCTTACCGATCCTTCCTACGCCCAACAGATCGTTACCCTGACTTATCCGCACATCGGTAACACCGGTACGACACCGGAAGATGCCGAGTCCGATCGCGTCTGGTCCGCTGGACTGGTCATCCGTGACCTGCCACTGGTTGCGAGCAACTGGCGTAACACGATGTCCTTGTCCGACTACCTGAAAGCCAACAACGTTGTGGCGATCGCTGGTATCGACACCCGCCGCCTGACACGCATCCTGCGTGAGAAAGGCGCGCAAAACGGCTGCATCATGGCCGGCGACAACATCTCCGAAGAAGCTGCCATCGCCGCTGCTCAGGGTTTCCCTGGCCTCAAAGGCATGGACCTGGCAAAAGTCGTCAGCACCAAAGAGAAGTACGAGTGGCGCTCGACTGTCTGGGACTTGAAAACCGACAGCCACGCGACCATCGACGCCTCCGAGCTGCCGTACCACGTGGTTGCCTACGACTACGGCGTCAAGCTGAACATTCTGCGCATGTTGGTCGCGCGCGGTTGCCGCGTGACCGTAGTGCCGGCGCAAACCCCAGCCGCTGATGTTCTGGCCATGAAGCCGGACGGCGTGTTCCTGTCCAACGGCCCTGGTGACCCGGAGCCTTGCGACTACGCGATCCAGGCGATCAAGGATGTGCTCGAAACCGAGATTCCGGTGTTCGGCATCTGCCTCGGTCACCAACTGCTGGCCCTGGCCTCCGGCGCCAAGACCCTGAAAATGGGTCACGGCCACCACGGTGCCAACCACCCGGTCCAGGATCTGGACACCGGCGTTGTGATGATCACCAGCCAGAACCACGGTTTTGCGGTAGACGAAGCCACCCTGCCAGCCAACGTCCGGGCGATCCACAAATCGCTGTTCGACGGCACCCTGCAAGGGATCGAGCGTACCGACAAGAGCGCCTTCAGCTTCCAGGGTCACCCTGAAGCCAGCCCTGGCCCGAACGACGTAGCGCCGCTGTTTGATCGCTTCATCAACGAAATGGCCAAGCGACGCTAATCGCTAGCCCTGATGCAGCAAAGCTTGAGGGTGGTCCCGACACCGGCGGCCCCCTCAAGGCTTCACAGATTGAACAAGACGGCTTGCCGACTGACCTGCGGATTTGAGTGACAAACCCATGCCAAAACGTACAGACATAAAAAGCATCCTGATTCTCGGCGCTGGCCCGATCGTTATCGGCCAGGCCTGTGAATTCGACTACTCCGGCGCCCAGGCCTGCAAAGCCCTGCGCGAGGAGGGTTACCGCGTCATCCTGGTGAACTCCAACCCAGCGACCATCATGACCGACCCGGACATGGCTGACGCCACGTACATCGAGCCGATCAAATGGCAGACCGTTGCCAAGATCATCGAGAAAGAGCGTCCGGACGCGCTGCTGCCGACCATGGGCGGCCAGACCGCTCTGAACTGCGCACTGGACCTGGAACGCGAAGGCATTCTGGAGAAGTTCGGCGTAGAGATGATCGGCGCCAACGCTGACACCATCGACAAGGCTGAAGACCGTTCGCGCTTCGACAAGGCGATGAAATCCATTGGTCTGGACTGCCCGCGTTCGGGCATCGCCCACAGCATGGAAGAGGCCAACGCGGTGCTCGAGAAGCTTGGCTTCCCGTGCATCATTCGTCCGTCCTTCACCATGGGCGGCACCGGCGGCGGTATCGCTTACAACCGCGAAGAGTTCGAAGAAATCTGCGCCCGTGGTCTGGACCTGTCTCCGACCAAAGAGCTGCTGATCGACGAATCCCTGATCGGCTGGAAAGAGTACGAGATGGAGGTTGTCCGCGATAAGAAGGACAACTGCATCATCGTCTGCTCCATCGAGAACGTCGACCCGGTCGGCGTGCACACCGGTGACTCGATCACTGTTGCGCCAGCACAGACCCTGACGGACAAGGAATACCAAATCATGCGTAACGCCTCCCTGGCGGTACTGCGTGAGATCGGCGTGGAAACCGGCGGCTCCAACGTCCAGTTCGGCATCTGCCCGGACACTGGCCGTATGGTTGTCATCGAGATGAACCCGCGGATCCCGTTCCTCGGCCCTGGCCTCGAAAGCCACCGGTTTCCCGATTGCGCGTATCGCTGCCAAACTGGCGATCGGCTACACCCTGGACGAACTGCAGAACGAAATCACCGGCGGCGCTACTCCTGCATCCTTCGAGCCGTCCATCGACTACGTCGTGACCAAGCTGCCACGCTTCGCCTTCGAGAAATTCCCGAAAGCCGACGCGCGCCTGACCACTCAAATGAAGTCGGTGGGTGAAGTCATGGCCATCGGCCGGACTTTCCAGGAATCCCTGCAGAAAGCCCTTCGCGGTCTGGAAGTGGGCGTTTGCGGCCTGGACGAGAAGCTCGACCTGAGCAATCCGGAAAGCATGAGTATTCTCAAGCGCGAACTGACCGTGCCGGGCGCCGAGCGTATCTGGTACGTGGCTGACGCGTTCCGCGCCGGCCTGTCGGTCGAAGACATCTTCGGCATGAACATGATCGACCCGTGGTTCCTGGTGCAGATCGAAGATCTGATCAAGGAAGAAGAGAAGGTCAAGACCCTGGGTCTGGCCAGCATCGACCGAGACGTGATGTTCCGCCTCAAGCGCAAAGGCTTCTCCGACATGCGTCTGGCCAAGCTGCTGGGCGTGACCGAGAAAAACCTGCGTCGCCACCGTCACAAGCTGGAAATCTTCCCGGTCTACAAGCGCGTTGACACCTGCGCGGCCGAATTCGCCACCGACACCGCTTACCTCTACTCGACTTACGAGGAAGAGTGCGAAGCTGCACCGTCGGGCCGCGACAAGATCATGATCCTCGGCGGCGGTCCTAACCGCATCGGCCAAGGCAT is a window of Pseudomonas sp. 10S4 DNA encoding:
- the dapB gene encoding 4-hydroxy-tetrahydrodipicolinate reductase; the encoded protein is MRRIAVMGAAGRMGKILVEAVQQRAPLTGLTAAIVRPGSTLIGVDAGELASLGRIGVPLSGHVEAVAEEFDVLIDFTLPEVMLKNLAFCRKASKAMVIGTTGLDAAQKQLLAEAGNDIPIVFAANFSVGVNLSLKLLDMAARVLGDEADIEIIEAHHRHKIDAPSGTALRMGEVIAGALGRDLQKVAVYGREGHTGARERETIGFATVRGGDVVGDHTVLFACEGERLEITHKASSRMTFAKGAVRAALWLDGRTPGLYDMQDVLDLR
- the carA gene encoding glutamine-hydrolyzing carbamoyl-phosphate synthase small subunit, encoding MTKPAILALADGSIFRGEAIGADGQTVGEVVFNTAMTGYQEILTDPSYAQQIVTLTYPHIGNTGTTPEDAESDRVWSAGLVIRDLPLVASNWRNTMSLSDYLKANNVVAIAGIDTRRLTRILREKGAQNGCIMAGDNISEEAAIAAAQGFPGLKGMDLAKVVSTKEKYEWRSTVWDLKTDSHATIDASELPYHVVAYDYGVKLNILRMLVARGCRVTVVPAQTPAADVLAMKPDGVFLSNGPGDPEPCDYAIQAIKDVLETEIPVFGICLGHQLLALASGAKTLKMGHGHHGANHPVQDLDTGVVMITSQNHGFAVDEATLPANVRAIHKSLFDGTLQGIERTDKSAFSFQGHPEASPGPNDVAPLFDRFINEMAKRR